Within Oligoflexus sp., the genomic segment CGCTCTACTCGTATGTCGGCCGCAGTTACTTCGCTCGTTTGACTCAAAGCTTCTAAGTTAAAATCCTTCAGTTACAATTCATGGGGCCCATGGTTTTCGAACCATGGGTTTTTTTCTTGGGCGCTGCTTCGCCGGACTTGCGGCCTCGGGGGCCTTTTGCCAGAGTAGGGACTGGAATAGTCCATGCCGTTTTTGCTCTTGCTCAGGAGGTCTTCATGTCCGTTGAAACCAGAGTGACCGTTAGCGGTGCCTCATCAGGCTTTGTGCAGGATGTTCAGATGGGTCGGCATCGACTCACCACCGATGAGCCCGTGTCCCAGGGTGGTACCGATCTGGGACCTGCGCCCTATGATCTTCTGCTGGCGAGTCTCGGCAGCTGCACGTCCATGACCGTTTCGATGTATGCCCGGCGGAAAAACTGGCCCTTGGAATCGGTGCGCGTCGAGCTGCGGCATTCCAAGGTCAAGGTTGGCGAACCCGTGGCCGAAGGCGGAAAGGTTCCGGAAAAGGATCAGATTGAACGCGAGATTCACCTGGTCGGGCCTCTTACCGCAGAGCAGCATGAACGCCTGCTGGATATTGCCAACAAGTGTCCCGTGCATCGAACCCTGAAATCCGAGATTTTGATCCACACGCGCCTTGTGTGAAAGGAGTTCACCATGAGTTGGATGCCCACGCGCGAACCGGAATGTGATGTCATGGCCGAGGACGGAATCGAGATGCTGATTCAGCCGCGTTTGCGGGACC encodes:
- a CDS encoding OsmC family protein, with amino-acid sequence MSVETRVTVSGASSGFVQDVQMGRHRLTTDEPVSQGGTDLGPAPYDLLLASLGSCTSMTVSMYARRKNWPLESVRVELRHSKVKVGEPVAEGGKVPEKDQIEREIHLVGPLTAEQHERLLDIANKCPVHRTLKSEILIHTRLV